The nucleotide window ATTTTACGGCATGCGACCCTGTTGTAGCAAATGATACACATGCCTTTGTAACCTTACATACAAATATTGGATGTGGCATTGACCTAAACGTTCTGGAAATCTATGATGTTACTGAAGTTACAAATCCAATACTGATTTCCTCAAGAAATCTTACACAACCTATTGGATTAGGGCTTTATGGCAACTACTTGTTTGTTTGTGATGATGAAGTTAAAGTTTTTGATGTCTCTAATCCTGAAAATTCAACATTAGTAACCTCAATAGATGTTAATGCCTTTGACGTAATTATTAACAACGACATCATTGTACTTATAGGCGACAACGGGCTATACCAATACAGTTTAGACTATAATGATATTAATAATATTAGTCATTTAAGTACAATAAACATCTAAATCAACTTCTTATATCGTATATAAAAATAGCCTCTCTTTATAGAGGCTATTTGCTTTGTCAATTTTATTTATTAAATGCTCATAAAATCATTATCTTGGCACCTAATTAATCGAACACAACCAAAATCATTATAATATGAAGTTTTTAGCTAAAGTCGCTGTAATTCTTATAGTTACCTTTAACCTACAAACCTTAACCGCACAAACTCAGCAAGACGATGCTGAAGAACAGTACTCATTAAACAGTGGTACTATTGATAGCCAATTTGAGTACGTTTTTAGAAAATCTGGAAACTTTAAAGGCACCAATGGTCAACCTTACGAAGCTGTAAAACAAGCTTGGTTATTAAAATTAAAGGCCAACGTTTTAGATTCGCTCAAAACAACATATAAAGATTTAGCCAATTCTGAAGCAACTGTTGCCAACCAAGTTAAAGAAATCGATGATCTAAAAGCAAAACTTGGAAACACACAAACCACTTTAGACCAAACCAACGAAGAAAAAAACAACATGGCATTATTGGGTATGCAAACCAGCAAAACCAATTATAATGTTATTATGTGGAGTATCATCGCTGCACTTACAGCATTGTTATTGTTCTTTATTTATAAGTTTAAAAACAGTAACTCGTTAACCAAAGAAGCAAAACATAAACTTGAAGAAGTAGAAACTGAGTTTGAAGAACACAGACGCAACGCTTTAGAGCGCGAGCAAAAAGTAAGACGTCAGCTTCAAGATGAGATTAATAAGAATAAGGCTTAGCAATTACCTTTTATAAATATTGAAAAATCCGCAATTAGTATTGCGGATTTTTTTGCTTTACTCGCTCTTTAATGAAAGTAATACTATTTTAAATTACCTTTGCATTCCATTTAGAAAGACCATGCGCATAGACATCATAACCGTTTTACCAGAACTTTTAAAAAGTCCGTTTGAAGCATCTATTCTTAAACGTGCCATAGAAGCAGATTTGGTAGAAGTACATTTTCATAACCTTAGAGATTATACTACAGATAATTATAAATCTGTGGACGACTACCAATTTGGTGGTGGAGCAGGTATGGTTATGATGATAGAGCCTATAGATAAATGTATATCTGGTTTGCAAGCAGAGCGTAACTACGACGAGATTATATACATGACACCAGATGGCGAGCGTCTTAACCAAAGTATAGCCAACCAAGTATCGTTAAAAGAAAACATCATTATACTTTGCGGTCATTATAAAGGTGTAGACCAACGTGTGCGCGATAAGTTTATTACCAGAGAAATATCAATTGGAGATTATGTGTTGTCCGGTGGAGAATTGGGTGCAGCTGTGCTCTGCGATGCCGTTATTAGATTAATACCAGGTGTTTTGGGCAATGAGACTTCTGCCCTAACTGATTCGTTTCAAGATAATCTGTTGGCACCACCAATTTACACAAGACCGAGAGACTATAAAGGCATGAAAGTCCCTGAAGTATTGTTTAGTGGTAATTTTGGTGAAATAGAAAAATGGCGCGAAGAGCAAGCCTACCAACGTACCAAAGAAAGACGACCAGATCTTTTGAATGAAGAATGATTATCGCCTAACGGCCTACAAATAAACAACTACACGATTAAACGATTAAATATCGAGCAAAAAACTTTTCACTTTCTACTTTCTACTTTTAACTTTTTAATTATCTTTGCAGCCACTTTTGGATTAACCTCTGGCGAAAATCGTGAATGTTGATTTGAAACAACCATTATAAAAGAGAAAACATGGATTCTTTAGTAAAATTTGTACAAGACGAATTTGTAACCAAAAAAGACTTACCAGAGTTTAGTGCTGGTGATACGATCACAGTATACTACGAAATTAAAGAAGGCAGCAAAACGCGTACACAGTTCTTTAAAGGTGTTGTATTACAACGTAAAGGTAGCGGAGCTTCAGAAACGTTTACAATCCGTAAAATGTCTGGTACTATTGGTGTAGAGCGTATCTTCCCAATTAACTTACCAGCTTTACAAAAAATTGAAGTGAACAAACGTGGTAAAGTACGTAGAGCACGTATATTCTACTTTAGAGGTCTTACTGGTAAAAAAGCAAGAATTAAAGAAGTTAGAAGATAATCTAACACACATAACATTAGAAAAGCCTTCTTTACTGAAGGCTTTTTTATTGCCAATTATTTGTTGGATTCTTTATGAAAGAAAATGAAGATTTTTTCTTTTAGACGAAAAAGAAAATTAAAGCCTAGCCATAGTTAAGCTTTAATTTTATTCTGAAGTATAAATGGAAAAAGAACATTTTATTTCAATTAATTTAATAAATAGTTGGCAACTTTATTAACTTTTGTTGATAAGTACGGTTTATAAATTGTGTATATCTAAATCGTTAAAAAATTTGCATATTCGGAATATAAATCTACTTTAGCTAAACAATTAATAACAAACAGTGTTTGGTTTTAAAAGAAATTTTAAATTTATGTTAATTGTTTAAAGTAACGTTCTTTAAAATAATAAGATTGTTTTTTGAGGTTGACGAACCGCTTGTGTAGGCAAGTGTTGGATAGCCAACCATGAAGTTTAAATTTTATAGTATGCTTGCAGATTATAAAACGTAAACGGAAAGCTTTGAAAAAGTAACGGAAACGAAAGTGAACGTGAAAAGGATGAGCAATGTTTTTGGACGTGTAGGACACGCAAGTGAAGAACAAAGAAGAAATCATCAAGAAAAACAAATCTTATGAAACTTAGTAGTATCAGGTCAATACATTTTGAAAGATATGAAACGTTTCACTTGAAGTAGGAACACTTGAACCGAAAAGGATGATGATGAAAATCATACAGCTGAGTTAGTGGAAGCTAAATAGGTCACGTTAGTACTGTTTCAAAAAAAAGCCATGTCAGAACAGTTTCACTGTAGTGATATGGCTTTTTACTTTTATATACCTAAAGATTAACGCTCGTCACTTCGAGTGAAATTCTTATGGAATTTTGTATTGAGAAATAAACTAGTATCATGAATTTCCTTGTTTTCGATACAAATTTTACGCTCTGTAAGCGTAAGACTTAGTCTAACTTACGAAAATCCATATTCTACTTTCTTCTATATTTATTTTATGAATTTACAAAGCATATCTGACCAAAACTACAGTAATAAAAACTACACCACTAATCTACTTCCAAAAGCAGAATACAGCTATTGCACCTTTACCAACTGCAATTTTGAAAATTCAGATATTTCTAATAACGTCTTTTTAGAATGTGAATTTGTAGATTGCAACTTTAGCAATGTCAACGTAAAACATACAACATTTAATGATGTAAGTTTTAATTCCTGTAAGCTCGTTGGTATTAATTTTAAAGATTGTAGTGAGTTTCTACTCGACTTCAACTTTCGAAATTGCAACCTCAATCTTAGTTCGTTTTCTAGTATGAACGTCAACAAAACATGCTTCAGTAATTGTAAAATGCATCAAGTTGATTTTACATTTACTGAAGCAGAAGAATCAAAATTTTCTCGGTGCGACTTAATGAATTCTATATTTAATAACACCAATCTTGAAAAAGCAGATTTTTCAACAGCTTTTAATTTCAATATTAATCCTGCTGAAAACAATCTTAAAGACGCGCAATTTTCAAAAAATAATATTGAAGGGCTATTAAATATCTTCAAAATAAAGATTAAATAAAAAATCCATTTAATTAAGTATTTCACTCAAGAAATTCTTAAAATTTACCATCAATTACTAGCAATCTCGCAATCGCTAAACCCTATCTATTTTGTATATTTGCACAGCTTAAAAATAAGCTTAAGCATATTCACATTATATTTAACAACCTATGACCAAAACAGCAAAGATTGTTTATACAAAAACAGACGAAGCACCAGCTTTAGCAACACGTTCTTTTTTACCCATTGTTCAATCATTTACTAAATCTTCAGGTATAACTATTGAAACTAAAGACATTTCGTTAGCAGCAAGGGTTTTAGCGGTGTTTCCTGATTATTTAACTGAAGAACAAAGAGTAGCAGATGCCCTTAGTGAGTTGGGTGAATTAGCAAAAAAGCCAGAAGCTAATATTATAAAGTTACCAAACATTAGTGCTTCTATTCCTCAGCTAAGAGATACTATAGAAGAGCTTCAGGCAAAAGGGTATAAACTTCCTGATTATCCAGACGAGCCCAAAAACGATATTGAAAAAGAAATCAAGTCTCGCTACGATAAAGTTAAAGGTAGTGCTGTAAACCCAGTTTTAAGAGAAGGAAACTCAGACAGACGTGCACCAAAAGCTGTTAAGAATTACGCTAAGAAAAACCCACACAGCATGGGAGCTTGGTGCTCAGATTCTAAAACACATGTAGCTACAATGAGCGAAGGGGATTTTGCACACAACGAGAAATCATATACCACAACTGAAGCTACTACAGTAAAAATAGTACACACAGACACAAATGGTAATACTACTGTTTTAAAAGATAATTTAGCATTACAAGCAGAAGAAATTATAGATGCGACTGTAATGAGTAAAAAAGCACTTTTAAGTTTCTTAGAAAGAGAGATAAAAGATGCTAAAGCTCAAGATATTTTAATGTCTTTGCACATGAAAGCTACGATGATGAAGGTTTCTGACCCTATCATTTTTGGTCATGCTGTAAGAACATATTTTAAACCTGTTTTTGAAAAACATGCTGACACTTTTAAAGAAATTGGTGTTGATGTTAATAACGGTTTAGGTAACTTATTAGATAATCTTGAAGAATTACCAGAAGCTAAGCGCAAGGAAATTAAAGCAGATATTGATGCTGCCTTCAATGAAGGGCCTGATTTAGCAATGGTTAACTCTGATAAAGGTATTACCAACTTACACGTGCCGAGCGATGTTATTATTGACGCCTCTATGCCAGCAATGATCCGTACATCTGGACAAATGTGGAATAAAGATGGCAAGCAACAAGATACAAAAGCTATTATTCCAGATAGCAGTTATGCTGGTGTGTATACAGCTACCATAGACTTTTGTAAAAAACATGGAGCTTTTGATCCAACAACTATGGGTACCGTACCAAATGTTGGTCTTATGGCTCAAAAAGCGGAAGAATATGGTTCTCACGATAAAACCTTTGAAATATCATCAAACGGAAAGGTTGAAGTTATTGACGCTAACGGAACTATTTTAACAAGTCATAACGTTGAAACTGGTGATATTTGGAGAATGTGCCAGGTTAAAGACGCACCAGTGCAAGATTGGATTAAATTAGCAGTTACAAGAGCAAGAGCATCGCAAACACCTGCTGTGTTTTGGTTAAATAAAGATAGAGCTCATGATGCAGAATTAATCAAAAAGGTAAATAAATATCTTCCTAATCACAATACTGAAGGTTTAGATATTAGAATTCTTGCACCTATTGAAGCTACTAATTTTACTCTAGAACGTATTAAAGAAGGTAAAGACACTATTTCTGTAACCGGAAATGTTTTAAGAGATTACCTTACAGATTTATTCCCAATATTAGAATTAGGAACCAGTGCAAAAATGTTGTCTATTGTGCCTTTAATGAATGGTGGTGGTTTATTTGAAACTGGTGCTGGTGGCTCTGCTCCAAAGCACGTACAGCAGTTTGTTGAAGAGAATCACTTAAGATGGGATTCTCTTGGTGAATTTTTAGCACTTGCGGTTTCTTTAGACCATTATGCTGAAGTTAATAACAATGCTAAAGCACGTGTTTTAGGAGAAGCTTTAGATGATGCCACCGAGAAACTTTTAGAAAATAAAAAAGGGCCTTCTCGTAAAGTAAACGAAATAGATAACAGAGGTAGCCACTTCTATTTAGCATTATATTGGGCAGAAGCTTTAGCTAACCAAGATACAGATGCTGATTTAAAAGAAGAGTTTACCGCAATTTATAATACACTTTCTTCTAAAGAAGAGCAAATTGTTGCAGAACTTATAGATTGCCAAGGTGAACCAGTAGAAATAGAAGGCTATTATTTTCCCAATGAAACTTTAACAAGCAGTGCTATGCGACCTAGCAAAACACTCAATTCCATATTAAATTAAACTTTTGTTAAAAAGAGCTTCATTAAAAAATGAAGCTTTTTTTATATCCGTAAATTTGTGTTACAAATGCGCTATACAATCGTTTTATAATCAACACCAATCTTACAACCTATGGCCTTAACCTATAGAGTTATACTACTCTTATTATTTTTTTGCCCAAGTGTACTACCAGCACAAGAAAAATTTACATTAAGCGGAACGATTACAGATAGTGAAAGTAACGAAACCTTGATTGGTGTGAATGTTCTTATTCCAGAAATTCAATCTGGTACCATGACCAATGAATACGGCTTCTACTCTATTACACTTCCAAAGGGAACTTACAACATTCAAATAAGCTATTTAGGGTTCAAAACCATAAGCCAGACTATTGAGTTAACTAATGACCTATCTAAAAATTTTCAACTTACTGAAGCTGCTGAGAGTTTAGACGAAGTGGTTATTACTGAAAACGTAGAACAACTTAACATCAGAAAACCACAAATGAGTGTTAACGCCTTATCTATAAATACCATAAAGCAAATGCCAGTAGTTTTAGGCGAAGTTGATGTTATTAAATCCATCACACTTTTGCCAGGTGTTACTAATGCAGGTGAAGGCTCGTCTGGATTCAATGTGCGCGGTGGTGCTGCAGATCAAAATCTTATATTATTAGATGAAGCTACTATTTTTAATTCATCTCACTTATTTGGATTCTTTTCTGTTTTTAATCCAGATGCTATAAAAGATATTAAGCTTTACAAAGGTGGAATTCCTGCCAAGTATGGTGGACGCGTATCGTCTGTTTTAGATATTTATCAAAAAGAAGGTAATAGTAGTAAATTTCAGATGAATGGTGGCATTGGTTTAATCTCCAGTAGGTTGTTAGCAGAAGGACCAATTAAAAAAAATAAGGGATCATTTTTATTTGGTGGTCGCAGTAGTTATGCTCATTTGTTTCTTCCACTTTTTGACCTTGATAATGTGGCCTATTTTTACGATTTAAACACCAAATTAAGTTACCGCTTAAATGATAATAACAGTATTTTCTTGTCGGGTTATTTTGGTAGAGACGTATTTAGCATTCAGGATAGTTTTGAAAACACTTACGGTAATACTGTAGTTAATTTTAGGTGGAATCATTTATTCTCAGATAAGTTATTTTCTAACCTGTCGCTCATTTACTCTGATTATTATTATGGCTTAGATTTAAATTTTGTAGGTTTTGAATGGGAATCTGGTATAAGAAACTTTAATGTTAAGTACGATTTAAAACATTATATAAATAATAATTTTAAGTTAGAATACGGACTCAACAGTATCTATTATAAATTTAATCCAGGAGAAATTAACCCTAATACCGAAGATTCTGGTATTAATCCTTTTAAACTCATTGATAAATATGCATTTGAAAATGCTGTCTATCTTGATGCAGAACATAAGCTAAGTAATAAACTTAGTCTTAGTTATGGAGCTCGGTTTAGTACATTCCATCGTTTGGGCCAAGATGAATTAAATATTTACCAAAATGATAATCCTGTTATTTTCAATGCAGATTTAGGTATTTATGAAGAAGCAGAACCAATAGACACAGCGTCTTTTAACAGAAGCGATGTTATTGAGTCTTTTGCCAACATTGAGCCACGTTTTTCATTAGCGTATCAGCTTAATGATTATTCATCAATAAAGGCAAGCTATAATAGAATGTCTCAATATCTTCATCTTCTATCTAATACAAATTCACCAACACCATTAGATGTGTGGACACCAAGTGGCAAATTCATTAAGCCACAACTTTTAGATCAATATGCGCTAGGCTATTTTAGGACTTTTAAAGACAACACATTCTCATTAGAAGTTGAAACGTTCTATAAAACCATAGATAACCGTATAGACTACATCGACGGTGCAAATCTTATTGCAAATGATGCCATAGAACAAGTTATTCTTAATGGAGAAGCTAGAGCTTATGGTCTAGAAATTCTATTTAGAAAAAACGAAGGACGATTAAAAGGATGGTTAGCTTATACATTATCAAAATCAGAGCAAAGAACCCCAGGAAGGACGGAAACAGAAACAGGTATTAATAATGGTGAATGGTATAATACACCATTTGACAAAACGCACGATATCTCCCTAACAGCAAGCTACGATCTAAATAAAAAATGGAAATTGAGTTCTAATTTTATTTTTCAAACTGGTCAACCGGCCACATTTCCAAATGGTCAATATGAGTATAATGGTATTGTAATACCAAGTTACGAAGCCAGAAACTCGAGTAGATTACCATCATATAATCGATTAGATGTTTCTGCGACCTTTAATCCAAAGCCAAACAGTCAAAAGCGATTTAAAGGCGAATGGGTTTTTGGAATATATAACGTTTATAACAGAAGAAATGCTGCTAATATTACATTTAGAGAAAATAGAATTACTGGAGTTAATGAAGCTGTAAGACTTGCTATATTTGGTATCGTACCTTCTATTTCTTATAATTTTAAATTTTAAATCATGAAAAAGTTTATAACCCTTTTCCTAATTATTTTTGCATTTACAAATTGTGAAGATGTTATAGATGTAGACTTAAATACTGCTGAACCAAGATTGGTTATCGATGCATCGATTAACTGGTTCAAAAATACATCAGGAAATGAACAAAGTATAAAGTTAACATTAACTGCACCCTTTTTTAATGACTCAGTACCACCAGCTAATAACGCTATAGTAACCATTACAGATACTAATAGCAATGTTTTTAATTTTATTGAAGATGGCCAAACAGGAATATACAGAAACAATAATTTTATACCAGTTTTAAACAACACTTACGTATTAACTATTATTTACGAAGGTGAAACTTATACGGCCACAGAAACTTTAAAATCAGTCGTTCCAATCGATTATGTAGAACAAAATGACGAAGGTGGATTTTCTGGTGAGGATATTGAGTTAAAAGCATTTTATACAGATCCTGCAAATATTGAAAATTACTATTTTTTTGAGTTTATAAGTGACATTGCCGTTATTCCAACGTTAGAAGTATATGAAGACCGTTTTACAGACGGAAATCAAATTTTTGGATTTTATACAGAAGAAGACTTAGCCACAAATGATATTGTAACTATAAGAAATTATGGAGTTTCAGAACAGTTTTACGACTATATGTTTATACTTTTACAACAAGGAAGTGAAGAGTCTGGCGGTCCCTTTGAAACACAACCAGCTACAGTTAGAGGTAATTGTATAAATAATACAAATCCAGAAAACTATCCGTTTGGTTATTTTAGATTATCTGAAGTGGATGAGTTAATTTATACAGTTCAATAACAAAAGTTACGTTTTAAATTCTGTAATTTTAGCTTATGAACTTTGAAAAAACTACCGAAAAAGAATCTCACTATAATCATCTCGAAAAGATGACAATTAAAGAGATTATAACTAACATTAACAACGAAGACCAAACTGTACCTAAAGCCGTAGAAAAAGCTTTACCACAAATTGAAACATTAATTAAAGTTATTGTAGAAAAATTACAAAGTGGTGGTCGCCTATTTTACATAGGTGCTGGCACAAGTGGTAGACTAGGAATTTTAGATGCCTCGGAATGTCCACCAACATTTGGTGTTCCACACGATTTAGTGATAGGGATTATTGCTGGTGGCGACACAGCAATTAGAAAAGCTGTAGAAAATGCAGAAGATTCTACAATTCAAGGTTGGAAAGATTTAGAACAATATAAAATAACAACAAAGGATGTTGTTGTTGGCATTGCTGCATCTGGTACTACACCATACGTAGTTCATACATTAAAAAGGTGTAATATCGAAAATATCGTTACAGGCTGTATAACTTGCAATAAAAATAGCCCTTTAAGTCTTACAGCTCAATACCCAATTGTAGTGACTGTTGGACCAGAATTTTTAACAGGAAGTTCAAGAATGAAAGCTGGTACCGCACAAAAATTAGTTCTCAATATGATTACTACTGCGGTAATGATACAGTTAGGACATGTAAAAGGAAACCGTATGGTAGATATGCAACTTAGTAATAATAAGCTTGTAGATCGAGGTCTAAA belongs to Winogradskyella sp. J14-2 and includes:
- the trmD gene encoding tRNA (guanosine(37)-N1)-methyltransferase TrmD, translating into MRIDIITVLPELLKSPFEASILKRAIEADLVEVHFHNLRDYTTDNYKSVDDYQFGGGAGMVMMIEPIDKCISGLQAERNYDEIIYMTPDGERLNQSIANQVSLKENIIILCGHYKGVDQRVRDKFITREISIGDYVLSGGELGAAVLCDAVIRLIPGVLGNETSALTDSFQDNLLAPPIYTRPRDYKGMKVPEVLFSGNFGEIEKWREEQAYQRTKERRPDLLNEE
- a CDS encoding DUF4249 family protein, which gives rise to MKKFITLFLIIFAFTNCEDVIDVDLNTAEPRLVIDASINWFKNTSGNEQSIKLTLTAPFFNDSVPPANNAIVTITDTNSNVFNFIEDGQTGIYRNNNFIPVLNNTYVLTIIYEGETYTATETLKSVVPIDYVEQNDEGGFSGEDIELKAFYTDPANIENYYFFEFISDIAVIPTLEVYEDRFTDGNQIFGFYTEEDLATNDIVTIRNYGVSEQFYDYMFILLQQGSEESGGPFETQPATVRGNCINNTNPENYPFGYFRLSEVDELIYTVQ
- the murQ gene encoding N-acetylmuramic acid 6-phosphate etherase encodes the protein MNFEKTTEKESHYNHLEKMTIKEIITNINNEDQTVPKAVEKALPQIETLIKVIVEKLQSGGRLFYIGAGTSGRLGILDASECPPTFGVPHDLVIGIIAGGDTAIRKAVENAEDSTIQGWKDLEQYKITTKDVVVGIAASGTTPYVVHTLKRCNIENIVTGCITCNKNSPLSLTAQYPIVVTVGPEFLTGSSRMKAGTAQKLVLNMITTAVMIQLGHVKGNRMVDMQLSNNKLVDRGLKMIMDELNISLATAESLLKKYKSVRLSIEYGRRKQQNR
- a CDS encoding tRNA (guanine-N1)-methyltransferase: MKFLAKVAVILIVTFNLQTLTAQTQQDDAEEQYSLNSGTIDSQFEYVFRKSGNFKGTNGQPYEAVKQAWLLKLKANVLDSLKTTYKDLANSEATVANQVKEIDDLKAKLGNTQTTLDQTNEEKNNMALLGMQTSKTNYNVIMWSIIAALTALLLFFIYKFKNSNSLTKEAKHKLEEVETEFEEHRRNALEREQKVRRQLQDEINKNKA
- a CDS encoding pentapeptide repeat-containing protein, with the translated sequence MNLQSISDQNYSNKNYTTNLLPKAEYSYCTFTNCNFENSDISNNVFLECEFVDCNFSNVNVKHTTFNDVSFNSCKLVGINFKDCSEFLLDFNFRNCNLNLSSFSSMNVNKTCFSNCKMHQVDFTFTEAEESKFSRCDLMNSIFNNTNLEKADFSTAFNFNINPAENNLKDAQFSKNNIEGLLNIFKIKIK
- a CDS encoding NADP-dependent isocitrate dehydrogenase, which translates into the protein MTKTAKIVYTKTDEAPALATRSFLPIVQSFTKSSGITIETKDISLAARVLAVFPDYLTEEQRVADALSELGELAKKPEANIIKLPNISASIPQLRDTIEELQAKGYKLPDYPDEPKNDIEKEIKSRYDKVKGSAVNPVLREGNSDRRAPKAVKNYAKKNPHSMGAWCSDSKTHVATMSEGDFAHNEKSYTTTEATTVKIVHTDTNGNTTVLKDNLALQAEEIIDATVMSKKALLSFLEREIKDAKAQDILMSLHMKATMMKVSDPIIFGHAVRTYFKPVFEKHADTFKEIGVDVNNGLGNLLDNLEELPEAKRKEIKADIDAAFNEGPDLAMVNSDKGITNLHVPSDVIIDASMPAMIRTSGQMWNKDGKQQDTKAIIPDSSYAGVYTATIDFCKKHGAFDPTTMGTVPNVGLMAQKAEEYGSHDKTFEISSNGKVEVIDANGTILTSHNVETGDIWRMCQVKDAPVQDWIKLAVTRARASQTPAVFWLNKDRAHDAELIKKVNKYLPNHNTEGLDIRILAPIEATNFTLERIKEGKDTISVTGNVLRDYLTDLFPILELGTSAKMLSIVPLMNGGGLFETGAGGSAPKHVQQFVEENHLRWDSLGEFLALAVSLDHYAEVNNNAKARVLGEALDDATEKLLENKKGPSRKVNEIDNRGSHFYLALYWAEALANQDTDADLKEEFTAIYNTLSSKEEQIVAELIDCQGEPVEIEGYYFPNETLTSSAMRPSKTLNSILN
- a CDS encoding LVIVD repeat-containing protein, with product MKKAHFYIIFVFMLLSCSSDNATNDTSSSFTDTGQGGSLARFSLYLNYLYVVDDSNLNVFSIIDNEQPVLVNTIPIGFNIETLFNYKNYLYIGSRNGMFIYSISNPETPTYLSDVQHFTACDPVVANDTHAFVTLHTNIGCGIDLNVLEIYDVTEVTNPILISSRNLTQPIGLGLYGNYLFVCDDEVKVFDVSNPENSTLVTSIDVNAFDVIINNDIIVLIGDNGLYQYSLDYNDINNISHLSTINI
- the rplS gene encoding 50S ribosomal protein L19, with translation MDSLVKFVQDEFVTKKDLPEFSAGDTITVYYEIKEGSKTRTQFFKGVVLQRKGSGASETFTIRKMSGTIGVERIFPINLPALQKIEVNKRGKVRRARIFYFRGLTGKKARIKEVRR
- a CDS encoding TonB-dependent receptor — its product is MALTYRVILLLLFFCPSVLPAQEKFTLSGTITDSESNETLIGVNVLIPEIQSGTMTNEYGFYSITLPKGTYNIQISYLGFKTISQTIELTNDLSKNFQLTEAAESLDEVVITENVEQLNIRKPQMSVNALSINTIKQMPVVLGEVDVIKSITLLPGVTNAGEGSSGFNVRGGAADQNLILLDEATIFNSSHLFGFFSVFNPDAIKDIKLYKGGIPAKYGGRVSSVLDIYQKEGNSSKFQMNGGIGLISSRLLAEGPIKKNKGSFLFGGRSSYAHLFLPLFDLDNVAYFYDLNTKLSYRLNDNNSIFLSGYFGRDVFSIQDSFENTYGNTVVNFRWNHLFSDKLFSNLSLIYSDYYYGLDLNFVGFEWESGIRNFNVKYDLKHYINNNFKLEYGLNSIYYKFNPGEINPNTEDSGINPFKLIDKYAFENAVYLDAEHKLSNKLSLSYGARFSTFHRLGQDELNIYQNDNPVIFNADLGIYEEAEPIDTASFNRSDVIESFANIEPRFSLAYQLNDYSSIKASYNRMSQYLHLLSNTNSPTPLDVWTPSGKFIKPQLLDQYALGYFRTFKDNTFSLEVETFYKTIDNRIDYIDGANLIANDAIEQVILNGEARAYGLEILFRKNEGRLKGWLAYTLSKSEQRTPGRTETETGINNGEWYNTPFDKTHDISLTASYDLNKKWKLSSNFIFQTGQPATFPNGQYEYNGIVIPSYEARNSSRLPSYNRLDVSATFNPKPNSQKRFKGEWVFGIYNVYNRRNAANITFRENRITGVNEAVRLAIFGIVPSISYNFKF